A segment of the Brienomyrus brachyistius isolate T26 chromosome 4, BBRACH_0.4, whole genome shotgun sequence genome:
TGGACCGCAGGGGCCGATTCGGCACAGCATTGAGAGTACCAGAAGCCGGGGCACTGCTGCTGTGCTTTACAGACCTTGCGGCACGATCCAGCACCTCACAGCCCATCTGAAGTGACACATCTCAACACACCGCTTCGCCAGAACTCCTGACTAATTTTAGCTGGGCGGTTGCATTCGGCGCATGTCACAGGACCGGCGTCCGCTTCTGGCAGCCGGCTGCAGTTAGCCTGTCACAGCGAACGGAAGCAGCTCCCTGGGGAAATGCGTTTTAGGTTTGAGAAGTATGTCGCTCACCTTGCTTTTTAGCTACATACACCATTTCCTGCGTGCCATTGACGACCCCGTAGATGTAGTAGAACCAGCAGTCATTTTCGGCCCGCTGTTTACAGGGGATGTGTTGCCCAGAGTCCGGCAGCGACTTCTGATCGTCCACGAGTTCCAGCACGAAGTACCCACACTCTTCACTGCAGTTCTTCTTCTTCTCCCCAGTGCCGAAGGCCCTGCACTCAACGCAGTCCCTGCCGAGGAGCACAGTTCACCATCATCTGGCTCCACACAGGTACCAAGTGAGCAGGCCAGCATTAACACGAACGCATGAGATGAGAATGTGGGTGGGGCTACAAAAGAAGGCGGGACTAAAAAGACTCAGGCGGTGGACCTATATAAGAACAAGGAGTCTGGCCATAATGCATCTCTTATAAGTTTCTGCTAAGAAAATAAAGTACTATGGCCACCCCTTAGACCCgcccagtgggggagggggttccaGGAAGAGGGCGGTGCCAAGGAGGGGGAGGGGTCTAGAGAGGGGGGCGGAGCCTCACTTGTGCTCGATGCAGGCATCGGGGCAGGTGCGGCAGCTCTCGCAGGTCCGCCCCTGGTATTTGTCATCGGTGCACTTGCACACGCCGCACTCACAGACACCACGGCCGTTGCAGATCTGTTGGTTGGGGGCCAGACAGGACGTGGTGTCCAGCGGGCAGTCGCATGCACTGCCCGTGTAGTTGGCGTCGCAGATGCACACACGGCACTCGCAGCGGCCGTGTCCTAAGGGAAGGTCAAAGGTCGTTCAGAAATATATCAATCATCGCAACAAGATGTTCCAATATATGTtttcattttccatccatccattttctgaaatcgCTTGCCCTATTcaaggtcggggggggggggggggggtctggagtctatcccctTGGCTAGGGGTGTAAGGCaggtaacaacccaggatgatggaccaacccatcgcagatattttcattttatattttcaaattcTCCAGTATCTATCACTGCTTAGTCACTGCAGAGGGAGCCTGGAGTtaccccaggcagcacagggcaccagacaaggaatgccactccatcacaggagacacacacacacacacacacacacacacactcacaggtttgtaattatatctttgtggggactctccattaatttctacggGCAAAACTCTAAACCCAACatggtgccactttacaataaggctaacCTTATAAAGtgattatgaatggtttataaattACGTTGTAATACTTTGTAAATCATTACTATACAATTACAAATAAGTTATACAGTAGGTTTCTTCTTATTAATGAGTTTCTGCCATTTATAAGTGGCAAAGGCTAGCCTTTTTGTAAAGTAGTAcccccaacatgatgaccttaacctgcCCTAACCTcacccataagtaaccaaacaaaacagaaggcatttttagttttttttttttttttattgcagtcatgGATATTTatgtaattgagtttccccttgcagGGACCGAAAAAAATCGTTCCCACAACATGACAATAACACGTTTTTATGGCGACGTGTGGATCGAATGTGATGTATACATAACCCAcatccagacacacacacacacaaacacacacccggCGCCACCATGCCTTGGGCCTCACCTCCACACAGCTTGCTTTCATAGCGATCGCAGTTGAAGTTGTCGCACTCGCAGTACTTCCCTGAGTAGCGCTCCTCCGGGTTCTGCCTCTTGTGACACACGCACGTTCCGCAGATGCAGTCCCCGTTGTTGCTGCAGATCTCGCTGCCATTGTCACGGCGACAGTTGACATCCATGTCCTTGGTGTCAACCTCGTCCGTGCTGCACTCGCATAGCTGGCCGATGCGACCTTCGTTACACCTGGACGCCAGAGAGGCGACCGATGAAAATGCAGCACAAAGAGTTTGAACCAATTAAAAAGCAGAATCTAAACCCATGTGACAGAAAGAAATCGCATTAAAAAGGTCTGACCAATCAAATGCCAGACAGCCCTTGGTTAGCCAATCAGGACGCCTGGCAGCAGCAGAAGCCTACCTGCAGGCCCCACATTCGAATGTGCCGTTTCCGCCATGGCACCGTGGGCTGTTGGGCTCGCCATGCTGCTGACAGGCACACGTGCAGATGAAGCTAAGCAGGATCTCCACCTCCTCGTTGAAGCCCAGGGGCTTGATCTTGATGGAATGCTCCTTGTTGTCCTTCAAGCATTTCTGTGCTGTGACACTGATGGTGAAAGTCACCTGGAAGAATAAACCCGCGAATGTCAGCGCACAGAACCACACGTTTGTACGGTCAGTGTGACAATGGATTTGCAATTATGGCAGTCATGGGCATTTCCTGTGAATGGTTTGCTCGAGGGGGGAGATGATGGACCTCTgtttatggaaaaaaaattagTACAGGTCATTGTCGACTTACAACCCATGCGACTTACGACCGATCAACTTACGACTATTCAACTTTACGACCTTTCCGAGACTAAATATGTGACCACGACTGTGCTAGTATCTCAACTGCTGGCAACAATGAATCAAGAGAATAGTGataaaaaggttaaaaaacACCGAACAATATGACTTAAAGATGACATAATGTTATTATGCGGTATCATACGAGCAGGGGTGCACATAACTAGTGCCCAAGTATGCATTCACTGTATAAAACTTCTTGTCGTAGCAGTGCAAATGCGCGTTTATTTTAAGTGGATTCGCGCTGTCATGACACGGAATTGCAGTGCATGTTAACCTTTAATGCGTACTTACGTACCAGTTACGTGCACCCCTCCATATGATCGTTTTTGCGTATAAAATATAGGGCCGACTTTTGACTAGATCGACTTATGACCGGTCAGTCGGAACCAATGCGATTGTAAATCGACAGTCACCTGTATTTCTACAAATGAGTAGAATTTGAATTAGTCGGCTTGGAATCTTTCAGCTCCAGTTTTAATTTAGTAGCTGAAGTTGAGCCAGCGTTGGGCAGGACGTGGCGTGACCTGGCGATACACTCACCGCATCCCCGATTGATATATTTAGGCACTTCCTGCCATCCTCGCCCCTTCGAGCGATGCCATCCTTGCAGTGAGACGTGTATGCCATGCTCACACCAGCTGGTAGCTTGCTGTTCTCCAGAATCACTTCAGATGATAAGGACTAGTGGACAAACACAGCTGTGTCAGCTACAGGCAATTCACATCGTCTACTATTAACTTAACATCAGCTAATATTGGCCAACGTCAGCTAATATCAGCCACTGTTAGCTGTATGTTGGATAATATTGACTAAGCTAATAATGGCTAATGTTAGCTAAATTTGAGTAATATATAGGCTGAGTAATTAACCCAAAAACAGGACTGTTGACAAGCAGTGATGTTTGCTACCAGTTGAACCAAAGATTTGCATGTGGTCCCCCCAGCTTtaagggccccctgttggccacaaatggTTATTACaccaaatattaaataaacgtGTTCCTTATTTAgtagatgctgaagcagcatacTATAATCTTCTGAATTTACTGGCTGGTTATTTAGCTCATTCTCGAAACATCTGCCCCTGGTCGAGATTACAAAACACATCCATGTTCCTTTCACTGTTAAAGGATTATTCATCTAAAAAGACATTCTTCTGCcaattaaatgaatctactgGTTCCTTAAATGTTGGCAGGCGACAGAAAGACAAGCCTCCGTGATTGATGCACATCACCTGGGATTCTCAGGTGTTGCCGTGGGCGGAACCGAACTCACATTGTAGGCGTCGATGATGAGCTGGATGACGTTGCTGGAATTGGACGACAAGGTCCCCACTGCAGCCTTGGGAATGAGGTTCTTCAGTTCCTATTAAGGGAGGAGAACACATCACTGACACActacaaggggggggggcgcggtcAGCCTCACACGCACGGTCAGAGAAGCTTAACCAAGGCCACCTTGTAAATAGGCTGAAAGTCCTGTGTGACGGCAAAGATGGTCTGGATGTTGTTCTCGCTCAGCTTCTGGACCAGATGTGCGATGGAGGGATAGTCCTGCAAACAAATCATGTTAAAAGCTCCACAATCTCCACCTCACCACAATACTCTATATTGTTAGGGAACATATCCTGTGCATAAACCAGGACCCAGTAATAAAAGGTCTATTGCCATGGTGACCCAGAGAACCAATGGACAATTTACAAAGGCAACGCGGCACAATAGGTTACTAGGGTGTCACCATGGAAACAGGCTCATTAGGCAGAAGCATAGCAACAGGATGCGAGCGGTTGCCAAGCCCGGGGTCGGGTAGGGACGTACGTAGTAGTGGCTCATGCTGTAGATGTTGTCCACCAGGTGGCACTTGCCATCGTTGGGCAGCACGATGCCACCCAGCTTGCCATCTCCGGCGAAGTGGAAGCCGGCGTCGGTGGAGAAGACCAGCAACCGAGTCACGTTCCTCCAGCCGATGTGTTCCTGTGAACGACATGGAGGGAATAGAGGAGATGTAGTTAAAGGGCTGGGGCTCCAGCACAACCTGACAGGGAAGAGattagacagataaaacaaaagcaacaaaaaagtattttgttatCATTTTACCCTGTAAGCACAGATTTATTAATACAAGGCATTTTGAAGtgtattgttgtttttttttatactgaTTTTTCTTTCAGGCATTTGATGAGGGCAGCCGCAGAGGCTGCACTGAGGACTCACCCCACAGACGGCCACCTGCATCATGGCGTCAAAGCCTCCCTCCGGGGAGTCCAGGTTGCCGGAGATCTGCTGCTCGCTCACCAGCCGGTTAAACTCCGTCCCGTTACTGGTGAGGCTCAGCACATTCTTGTAGCTGAAGGGACTAGTGCAATGCTGGTGCAGAGAGCACGGGTTCTGCATCATGGCTGGTGAGGTGCTGATGAAGGGCATCACCGTCTTTTCCACGAAGGAGCCGAAGCCTGCGGCCACAAGGGGGAGCTAGAACATTTGCAGGGGAAGGAGCTGCCCCGAAACTGACGTGTGTTTTTGAGAACTCACACTGTATACTAATGAAGAAAATGTCCTCCAATATCGGTACATGCCATTACTATTCTAAGAGTGGTTTACTGTAAttctttggagaaaaaaatacataccaTATTTACAGAACAATCATGTATTTTGGCatggatccatccatctttgGTTGGCACTTATTCAGTTTAGAATGGCAGCGAGCCTAGATCTCAGGCACCTTGGTATATAAAGCAGGGGATTCCCTAGACAGGCTACCATTCAATCGTAGGGCACAATCTCACAACAACAACATTTTAGAGACTTTAATTCACCCATGAACGTCTTTGCAATGTGGTAGGAAACCCAGAATAAATTGACATAAACACAGGAAGTACATGAAGACTCAAGACACACAaaacttttggtatttttagttttttgattacattcatagatttttttttttttttttagaaaatcgAGTTTACCCTTGTGCatactgaaaaaaaatgttcccatgatgtactgcatacatgcccacacacaaagacacacaggtttgtaaccgcataatttcctcagggattaataaagtactcTGATTCTGACTGTAGTTATATCTATgtggagactctccattcatttctatggggagaactctaatcccaacatggcaaccttaagccctacccagcccgatccttaaccataagtagccaaacaaaatgtGAGACTTTTGGAAACcttagtttttttattgcagtcacagatctttttggggacctgaaaaacggtccccacaatgtcaaaataacaggcttttcTTACATTGTGAGGGGACattcggtccccacaacgtaatataaacataatacacacacacacacacacacacacacacacgcacacccgcacacatgcacacacacacaccatattcTGTTGTTCATGCTATTGTCCAGTAGGCCATTTGTGAATTATTAGCAACTCCACACCAAACAACAAAGCAACAGTGTATGTATGTTGGCTGGTGTCAATTAAATTGTTTAGTGTATTAAACCATTAGCCCAAATCATGCCACATGCTTCATTAAGCATAATAGATGTTTGCATTTGCTGTTTGGCTCCCTCCCTTCATAAATCCTCCTGCACCCctgcccacaatgtaatatatacttcaccatacccacacacacacacacacacacacacacacacacacacaggatccAAACAACAAACCAGAAGGTATGAGTTCACCAAGGCTCTTTGCTCTCTTTCTCGTGACATTCACTGCGATGGACAGCTACCTCCTGTTCCCAGTTAAGCATGGACCTTTGGTGGTACATTTATGGCCAAATGTTCACGGGGAATCCTATGAAGCTGAGGTACCGCCTAATGCCAGGACCACGAAAAAGCATGCGGTCGATTTCTCCCTTAGAATagcaaatgaagcaatgcaacgAACAAAAAGTGCAATGATCTTTTATCAGCCTGATTGTTGTAAGTGTCGGTGCCCCAGTGTCAGCATCCATCTATTCACCTGTCCGTAGTATTTGCCTACTGCAGGTAGATCCGGAAGCTTCCTCAGGAAACatggggcataaggcaggggagctctgggtgggatgccaggtgTCTTCATCTATATTTAGTACTATTCTTATTACTTTTGAGGGAGGAGCAGGCATCACACAGATCCTGGCAGTCATGCCAATAGTAAAAGAACATTCTGAGAAATCTCCAGGGAAGAAGCTGgtgattcttattaaactgGAAAGGGATGCAAAAACAGTTCTAAGGCTTTGGGGATCCCAAAAGGCCGTCAGAACCGTACTGCTGGAATGGAGGAAGTATGGAACAGTAATGAATCTTCCCCAGCAGTTCCTGTACTGCCAAAATCTATTAGAAAGCATTATGACATCATCCACAGAGTGACAAAGAACCCTACGATAGCACTCCGGAATGTGTAATTGTCACTCGCTTGCCTGAAGTTTGCCAGACTCAGATTCGCATTCTGAAACAGCATTCTTTTGAAAAGTTTTTGATGGGATGTTGAGGTAGCAGACAGACCGAGGAGtttgtcattgtttttttttttttttatccataaTGGTCAGCTTTGATTGAAGATCCCACCGCAAAAATGCAACAAAAGACATTTCACAGTATTGTACTTTTCAGCGGAGATAGAATTATTTGCAACACTCAGATATGTTTCGAAATAATTCCGGACCTCATCAACCAGACGCAGGGATTAAAACAAACGACATAagcactgcctgaacagcaaaCTGCATCCAAGAAGATAAGAAAATCGGGACCCAGCAGGAAAACTCACCGATTCGGAAATCCGAGGTGATGCTCTTCATCTCCTCCATGAGGGCTGTTCCCAGGTTCTTAACATTTTGCAGGTCATCGTTCATGGAGTAAGAGAGGTCCATGAGGTAGTAGAGGTCAATGGGGTAGTCATCAGCTCGCTTGAAGGTCAAATTAAAGGACTGGGGTTCCCCTGAGAGAGCAGGGATTGACACACCAAGGCAGGTACAGCAAGCAACCATGACAGTTAACAGGCCATGTTGTATTAACATTTGACACCTGGACTATACCAGTGACGTTTGAACAAATGGGTAAGAATGTTCGCGATTCACTTTTCAATAAGAATACAAGAATCAAGTGATCCTTATGACAATATGATCATTTACAATTCTTTTGAGTTCTTTAGTTTATTTTTTAGTAACATCATGATATGATAACTACATTTTTATATGCAGCCATGATGTCGTCTCGATGAAAACCATACTGACTAGAGCAAATTGACCGGGTTTAATCTGAATCCATCAGGCCCGCTGAGGGTTAGTTGTGGAAATGGTCCGTACCGATCCTCAGCTCCATGGAGAGCTTCTGCGGCTGTATCTGCGTTATCTCCTCAGGTCTCGGCCACGCCGCCTTGCTCTTGTGGCGGTTGGTGACAGGCTTGTCCAGCTCAATCCTCCGACTGCCGTGCGGATTCTCAATCATGGCTGCTGAGCAGTTCTTCCTCCTCAGAACCTTCAGCTCATCGCACCGGGACGAGGTTGGCTCTCCCTGCTTCAGGAAATTCTGAGGAAGGGGAGATGAACGAATCGGTTCTACCAGAAGCAGACCTCAGAATTCGGCTTATTTAACATTTCCGCATTATTCGAGAGTGTGAGGTAATACTAACAAGAATACTGAGATCTACTCTATGAGAACATCTACATTGGATATATAAAAGTGTAGACACTCCTGATAAATGATTTCAAAACTTTACATCCAAATCCACAAAAGAATGGTTTCACCAGAAGAAAACTAAAGCTTTAGAACGGCCGAGCCAGAGTCCAGACCGAAATCCATCTGAAAATCTGTGGGGTGGCCTGAAGGGGGCAGTGCACAAGAGATGCCCTCACAATCTGACAGATTTCGAAgtgcttttgcaaggaagagtgGGCAAATATTGCCAAGCCAAGGTGTGGCATGCTGGTAGACACCTGCCTAAAAAGAGTGAATGCTGTAGTTATATCAAAAGGcacttcaacaaagtattagttTACGGGTGTGTACACTTATGCAACCAGCTTATTGTGCATGTCTTATTCTTTATACTTTCCCCCTGAcagatttatttgtttttcaattgaGCTGTACAGGTCACATTAAAGGTGGGAAAAgttttgaaattatttttttcatcacaaAAAGCAGGCATTTTAACAGGGTTGTGTATACTTGTTATAACCACTGTATtgcttacatccatccatccatctatctatctattaaaATGCTAAATTTGATCACAATGCACTGCAATTGAGCTGTGATGTTACAGCAGTCTAGGCGCACAGAGAAGGAAAGTGGGAGGAAGAAAGGGAGGCAGGACagagggaaggagagaaggagggatATAGATAGGGAGATATGGAGGGatgaaaagagggagagagggagcacGATGGCATTCTCACGGGGTCTGAGCACCAGGCGCAGGTCTCTCCCGCCTGTatacactccccacaggacttgGCATCAGCATGGACACACTTGCTTCCCTctgaggagaagaggagagcgagaggagggagggaggggtttGATGAGCAACACCGGGGTCACGTAGAGCACACCAATAAAGCTGTACCACCGGGAAGACCGGAACCAAAATGGGCCCCATCGCCTATGGGGAGAACCTCCGCAGGATATGATGTCATACCTGCATGAGCCTCCCACCCATGCTAACCCGGGAAACCTCTCCGCCACGTGCCTGACCGTGGGGATCTGACTCCAGGACCTTGCTGTAGTAAAGGTCCAACAGGTTCACATTCTACTGTGTGGTGGAGAGGTTAGCGGCTAACGGCTAACGTAGGAACAGGAGGTAGTTGGATGACTTACCTTGTTGGGCACTGGTGGCACAAATGACAGCAATGAAGACCACTGTATGAGGCAGCCTCGTGGACATCTAAAGAGACACATAAAATCCAAATGAAACCACAACTGAGAAGCAACCTCACAGCCCCAGCGTGACATTACTTTGACTCTCTCCAAGTCTATCTCTCCAGATCCGCAGTAAAAGCTTCTAAACAAGCCAGCATCCTTATGACCCCAACTactttcatttgttttaaagGCTGATGACATCAAATTGTGCATAAATACGAAAATGCAGTTAAGCATTAAGCCAAATTGTCCACAGGAACCTAAAATGCATGCAGATAAAATTATACCCCCTTTTAAAATGTTGATGTTTGACTACTGCACAAAGCCTCAAAGCGAAAGAAATATGATAAAATGGTAAAAAGTGGCTCCTGCACCCCTGCAACCCACTACTGGAAAAGCagtaggcagacagacagatggacggacagatggacagacagacagacagaaagatggatggacggacagatggacagacagatggacagacagacagaaggacaaacagatggacggacagacagatggacggacaggcagacagatggacggacagacagacagatggatggacggacagatggacagacagatggacagacagacagaaggacaaacagatggacggacagacagatggacggacaggcagacagatggacggacagacagacagatggatggacggacagatggacagacagatggacagacagacagaaggacaaacagatggacggacagacagatggatggacaggcagacagacagacagacagatggacggacaggcagacagatggatggacagacagacagatggatggacggacagactgACAGACCAATGGACGGactgacagatagatagatggacagacagatggatggacagatagacGGA
Coding sequences within it:
- the LOC125740563 gene encoding integrin beta-1-like, which codes for MSTRLPHTVVFIAVICATSAQQEGSKCVHADAKSCGECIQAGETCAWCSDPNFLKQGEPTSSRCDELKVLRRKNCSAAMIENPHGSRRIELDKPVTNRHKSKAAWPRPEEITQIQPQKLSMELRIGEPQSFNLTFKRADDYPIDLYYLMDLSYSMNDDLQNVKNLGTALMEEMKSITSDFRIGFGSFVEKTVMPFISTSPAMMQNPCSLHQHCTSPFSYKNVLSLTSNGTEFNRLVSEQQISGNLDSPEGGFDAMMQVAVCGEHIGWRNVTRLLVFSTDAGFHFAGDGKLGGIVLPNDGKCHLVDNIYSMSHYYDYPSIAHLVQKLSENNIQTIFAVTQDFQPIYKELKNLIPKAAVGTLSSNSSNVIQLIIDAYNSLSSEVILENSKLPAGVSMAYTSHCKDGIARRGEDGRKCLNISIGDAVTFTISVTAQKCLKDNKEHSIKIKPLGFNEEVEILLSFICTCACQQHGEPNSPRCHGGNGTFECGACRCNEGRIGQLCECSTDEVDTKDMDVNCRRDNGSEICSNNGDCICGTCVCHKRQNPEERYSGKYCECDNFNCDRYESKLCGGHGRCECRVCICDANYTGSACDCPLDTTSCLAPNQQICNGRGVCECGVCKCTDDKYQGRTCESCRTCPDACIEHKDCVECRAFGTGEKKKNCSEECGYFVLELVDDQKSLPDSGQHIPCKQRAENDCWFYYIYGVVNGTQEMVYVAKKQECPVAPDILPIVLGVVVGIVLIGLALLMIWKLLTVIHDRREFAKFEKEKLNAKWDSGENPIYKSAVTTIINPKYEGK